One window of the Thermodesulfomicrobium sp. WS genome contains the following:
- the trpS gene encoding tryptophan--tRNA ligase, with product MKTVLTGITTTGTPHLGNYVGAIRPAIAESRDPNTRSFLFLADLHALIKCHDPKQIHQSTLEVAASWLALGLDPEVTTFYRQSDIPEIPQLTWILTCMTAKGLMNRAHAYKAAVQANEEERSADPDAGITMGLYCYPILMAADILMFNAHVVPVGKDQVQHLEMTRDIAQRFNHHYGEHFVLPEARVDESVAVLVGLDGRKMSKSYNNYIPLFVPQKTLRKMIMRMVTNSQGPDEPKDPNCPIFEMYRAFATPEQTEDMRRRFHEGIAWGTVKQELFELIDAELREPRQRYEELMRHPEHIEAILQKGAAKAREISAPFLMRIKRAVGISALG from the coding sequence ATGAAAACCGTACTCACCGGCATCACCACCACAGGCACGCCCCATTTGGGGAACTACGTGGGCGCCATCCGCCCTGCCATCGCGGAAAGCCGCGACCCCAACACCCGCTCGTTTCTCTTCCTGGCGGACCTGCACGCCCTCATCAAATGCCATGATCCCAAGCAGATCCACCAGTCCACCCTCGAGGTTGCGGCCAGCTGGCTCGCCCTGGGCCTCGACCCGGAAGTGACCACCTTCTACCGCCAATCCGACATCCCGGAGATTCCGCAACTCACCTGGATCCTCACCTGCATGACCGCCAAAGGGCTCATGAACCGGGCCCACGCCTACAAGGCCGCAGTCCAGGCCAATGAGGAAGAGCGCAGCGCCGATCCCGACGCCGGCATCACCATGGGGCTCTACTGCTATCCCATCCTCATGGCTGCAGATATCCTGATGTTCAACGCGCATGTCGTCCCTGTGGGCAAGGATCAGGTACAACATTTGGAAATGACACGGGATATCGCCCAGCGCTTCAACCACCACTATGGTGAGCACTTCGTACTTCCGGAAGCGCGCGTGGATGAATCGGTAGCGGTGCTGGTGGGCCTCGATGGCCGCAAAATGAGCAAAAGCTACAACAATTACATTCCTCTTTTTGTCCCGCAAAAGACCCTGCGCAAGATGATCATGCGCATGGTGACCAATTCCCAGGGACCGGACGAGCCCAAAGATCCCAATTGTCCCATCTTTGAAATGTACCGGGCATTTGCCACCCCAGAACAGACCGAAGACATGCGTCGCCGGTTCCACGAAGGTATCGCCTGGGGAACCGTCAAACAGGAACTCTTTGAGCTCATTGATGCAGAACTTCGGGAGCCGCGCCAACGCTACGAGGAATTGATGCGGCATCCTGAGCACATTGAAGCAATTCTTCAAAAAGGCGCCGCCAAGGCGCGGGAAATCAGCGCCCCGTTTCTTATGCGCATCAAGCGCGCCGTAGGCATCTCTGCCTTGGGATAG